In Chryseobacterium turcicum, a single window of DNA contains:
- a CDS encoding bacteriocin-like protein — protein sequence MKNLKKINRQELKIIQGGLVCTGGQLCLIDGKWKCMSYDGCGGGNQP from the coding sequence ATGAAAAATTTAAAAAAAATCAACCGACAAGAACTGAAAATCATTCAGGGTGGCCTTGTCTGTACAGGCGGACAACTTTGCCTAATCGACGGAAAATGGAAATGCATGTCATATGATGGATGTGGCGGTGGCAACCAACCTTAA
- a CDS encoding bacteriocin-like protein produces the protein MKNFKKISRNQMKNITGSGGIILKQCVNICCPPPGQIKCPKLICPAVVCPQYV, from the coding sequence ATGAAAAATTTTAAAAAAATTTCAAGAAATCAGATGAAAAATATTACCGGAAGCGGTGGAATAATCTTAAAACAATGCGTAAATATCTGTTGTCCGCCTCCTGGACAAATTAAATGTCCAAAATTGATTTGCCCGGCTGTAGTTTGTCCGCAGTATGTATAG
- a CDS encoding peptidase domain-containing ABC transporter: MKKKFPNYIQPDSKDCGPTCLRIVSKHYGKSISLQQIRNLSETTREGSSLLGLSDAAEDLGFRSLGVQIDFNTLTEEVPFPCIVHWNKNHFVVVYKIDKNNTVYISDPSYGLITYSREEFIKRWIGENANENTEEGIALILETTPAFFQTEFDDHESKASFSFLSKYLFKYKSLIIQLAVGLLAGSLLSLIMPFLTQSIVDVGIQNQDLNFIYLVLLAQVMLFLGRMGIEVIRSWILLHLSTRINISIISDFFIKLMKLPISFFDTRMTGDIMQRINDHHRIEQLLTNSSLNTLFSLVNLVIFSIVLLLYDYRLFVVYLVGAFLYIGWISFFLKKRKELDYKRFSQVSQEQSKVIELINGMQEIKMHNAEKQKRWDWEFLQVKLFKLKIKSLSLEQWQSVGGNFINQMKDILVSFLSAKLVLEGNLTLGMMLSVQYIIGQLNSPLLQLIDFIKQTQDAKISLERLGEIHDKEDEENKDEQYANEIPEKDIEIRNMSFRYIGSDVPVFENLSLNIPHQKTTAIVGASGSGKTTLLKLLMKFYEPGEGEIKIGNTQMKNISPRFWRDQCGVVMQEGYVFNDTIANNIAVGEDYVDKSKLRKAVEIANIKEFIEGLPLSYNTKIGNEGLGVSGGQKQRLFIARAVYKSPEYIFFDEATSALDANNEKVIMENLEQFFKGKTAIVIAHRLSTVKHADKIIVLDKGKVVEEGNHAELVTLKGEYYRLVKNQLELGN, encoded by the coding sequence TTGAAAAAAAAATTCCCAAACTACATACAGCCAGATTCCAAAGATTGCGGCCCCACTTGTCTCAGAATCGTGAGCAAACATTACGGAAAAAGTATTTCCCTGCAACAAATTCGGAACCTTTCAGAAACTACTAGAGAAGGAAGCAGCTTGCTTGGTTTGAGCGATGCAGCCGAAGATTTGGGCTTCCGCTCTTTGGGTGTGCAAATTGATTTTAATACATTGACTGAAGAAGTTCCTTTCCCATGTATTGTCCACTGGAATAAAAATCACTTTGTGGTTGTTTACAAAATTGATAAAAATAATACCGTTTATATTTCAGATCCGAGTTATGGGTTGATTACTTATTCTCGAGAAGAATTTATCAAGCGATGGATTGGCGAAAATGCCAACGAAAATACAGAAGAAGGTATTGCTTTAATTCTTGAAACCACTCCTGCATTTTTCCAAACCGAATTTGATGATCACGAAAGCAAAGCGAGTTTTTCTTTCCTTTCAAAATATTTATTTAAATACAAATCGCTGATTATTCAATTGGCTGTTGGGTTGTTGGCAGGAAGTTTATTGTCACTTATTATGCCTTTCCTTACGCAAAGTATTGTGGATGTGGGGATTCAGAATCAAGATTTGAATTTTATTTATTTGGTTCTTCTCGCTCAAGTGATGCTTTTTCTTGGCAGAATGGGAATTGAAGTGATCCGAAGCTGGATTTTACTTCATCTTTCCACGAGAATTAATATTTCAATTATCTCCGATTTCTTTATTAAATTGATGAAACTTCCCATCAGTTTTTTTGATACAAGAATGACGGGAGACATTATGCAGAGAATTAATGACCATCATAGAATTGAGCAGCTTCTGACCAATTCGTCTCTGAATACACTATTTTCATTGGTTAATTTAGTCATTTTCAGTATTGTACTACTGCTTTATGATTATAGATTGTTTGTCGTTTATTTAGTGGGAGCGTTTTTATACATCGGATGGATTAGTTTTTTCCTCAAAAAAAGAAAGGAGCTTGATTATAAAAGATTTTCGCAGGTTTCTCAAGAGCAAAGCAAAGTTATTGAGCTTATCAACGGAATGCAGGAAATAAAAATGCACAATGCCGAAAAACAAAAGCGTTGGGATTGGGAGTTTCTTCAGGTAAAATTATTTAAACTGAAAATAAAATCTCTTTCATTGGAACAATGGCAGTCTGTCGGAGGGAATTTCATTAATCAGATGAAAGATATTTTAGTGAGTTTTCTTTCGGCAAAACTAGTTTTAGAAGGAAATTTGACTTTAGGAATGATGCTTTCCGTTCAATATATTATCGGGCAATTAAACAGTCCTTTACTTCAATTAATTGATTTTATTAAGCAAACTCAGGACGCTAAAATTTCTTTGGAAAGATTGGGAGAAATTCACGATAAAGAAGATGAAGAGAATAAAGATGAGCAGTATGCTAATGAAATTCCTGAAAAAGATATAGAAATCAGGAATATGTCTTTCAGATATATCGGTTCGGATGTTCCTGTTTTTGAAAATTTAAGTTTAAATATTCCTCATCAAAAAACAACAGCCATTGTCGGAGCCAGTGGAAGCGGAAAAACGACTCTTTTAAAATTATTAATGAAATTTTATGAGCCTGGTGAAGGCGAAATAAAAATAGGAAATACTCAGATGAAAAATATCTCGCCAAGATTTTGGAGAGATCAGTGCGGAGTTGTGATGCAGGAAGGATATGTTTTTAATGATACAATTGCCAATAATATAGCAGTGGGCGAAGATTATGTAGATAAATCTAAACTAAGAAAAGCTGTCGAGATTGCCAATATTAAAGAGTTTATTGAAGGATTACCATTAAGTTATAACACAAAAATCGGAAATGAAGGTCTTGGTGTAAGTGGTGGACAAAAACAAAGATTATTCATCGCAAGAGCAGTTTACAAATCTCCGGAGTATATTTTCTTTGACGAAGCAACCAGTGCTTTGGATGCTAATAATGAGAAGGTAATTATGGAAAACCTAGAACAGTTCTTCAAAGGAAAAACTGCAATTGTCATTGCTCACAGATTATCAACCGTAAAGCATGCGGATAAAATTATAGTTTTAGATAAAGGAAAGGTGGTTGAAGAAGGAAATCATGCAGAACTGGTTACTTTAAAAGGAGAATATTACAGACTCGTTAAAAATCAGTTGGAATTGGGGAATTAG
- a CDS encoding bacteriocin-like protein translates to MKNLKKVSRSQMKGINGGASSCSQECCPPPGIKRCPNIYCFAPCPVES, encoded by the coding sequence ATGAAAAATTTAAAAAAAGTCTCAAGAAGTCAGATGAAAGGCATTAATGGTGGAGCTTCAAGTTGTTCTCAAGAATGCTGTCCTCCTCCGGGAATTAAAAGATGCCCAAATATCTATTGTTTTGCACCATGTCCTGTAGAATCTTAA
- a CDS encoding bacteriocin-like protein, protein MKNLKKLSRENLKNLKGEGGIGASWDLCLDIRDVSSCYSSYDHCKLYSGSGCLNTIEFCGQTLYCIW, encoded by the coding sequence ATGAAAAATTTAAAAAAATTATCAAGAGAAAATCTTAAAAATTTAAAAGGAGAAGGAGGAATAGGAGCATCGTGGGATTTATGTCTTGACATTCGTGATGTAAGTTCATGCTATTCTTCTTATGATCATTGTAAACTTTATTCTGGCAGTGGCTGTTTAAATACAATTGAATTTTGTGGCCAAACATTATATTGTATATGGTAA